In Deinococcus proteolyticus MRP, a single genomic region encodes these proteins:
- a CDS encoding GNAT family N-acetyltransferase: protein MLHLRHATLDDLDTLSELFDEYRVWYGQPSDPAGARDFLRERRLLGESVVLLALVGDRPAGFTQLYRSFSSVRMRRLWILNDLFVRAGFRGQRVGVALLDAARDLAVQSGAAGVVLETAGDNLAAQRLYDRYGFQRSSGVHYLLRVGGER, encoded by the coding sequence ATGCTGCACCTTCGTCACGCGACCCTGGACGACCTGGACACACTGAGCGAACTGTTTGACGAGTACCGGGTCTGGTACGGTCAGCCCTCCGACCCGGCCGGAGCACGGGACTTTCTGCGTGAGCGGCGGCTGCTGGGCGAATCGGTTGTGCTGCTGGCACTGGTGGGCGACCGGCCCGCCGGCTTCACGCAGCTTTACCGCTCCTTTTCCAGCGTGCGGATGCGGCGACTGTGGATTCTGAACGACCTCTTTGTGCGTGCCGGTTTCCGGGGGCAGCGGGTGGGCGTAGCCCTGCTGGACGCCGCCCGTGACCTGGCGGTGCAGAGCGGAGCCGCAGGAGTGGTCCTGGAAACGGCGGGCGACAACCTGGCCGCCCAGCGCCTGTATGACCGCTACGGCTTTCAGCGCAGCAGCGGCGTGCACTACCTGCTGAGGGTGGGAGGGGAAAGGTGA